A single genomic interval of uncultured Sphaerochaeta sp. harbors:
- a CDS encoding bifunctional diguanylate cyclase/phosphodiesterase, producing MEKSDWSAEGRQDSRRTGQLTIRVLLLSLFLVFILSLFFHQFNRKLEQSLWEEKQSQFQYLANQSAQLVSQQINEDQRVLQSLVEQTASLTEESAVAMLNEYDIQWEDVGDYPSITRSGDHLQYAAKANLADGTCLTLFHSVSTNTYDTLLGTLFAGKPFTGYWIKPEGTLLWQTDGNLDGLDALSLASDETMQLFTSKLDGGWGQFVLVAKRGLSESVSLAILRSSLSMAVMVIVIFFLFLVYLLSMDHRYAKTLWHLAYMDELTKLPNKNLFEKEAKLRLQHPRDSYALMILDIGKFKLINDHFGYGFGDSLLLHCAKVLPRYVTRDGLCARLSGDKFIMLVSYRERTALQRRITIIEEELRHFSFPKASLFQLEILIGISLVEEPNLEISSYIDRALFALSALKEAKQGWYLFYEEALKDQLLEESELEHVFNKALSAGEFFIQIQPKYSFSTGSLIGGEALVRWKHPTRGLLMPSQFIPLLEKHNLLIALDMYVLKLVCKLFVQWKGEGKPLLPISVNQSRAHLFVTNYEESLVALVDHYGIDHKLMEFELTETLFLHDLTHLSSVLKSLRSQGFLVSLDDFGSGYSSLTMLKDVQIDVIKMDQGFFTDLTTNEQGRVVIQHVIAMAKDLGITSIAEGVESEEQARMLASMGCDGVQGYFYSQPLETSEYGQLLSDDTPRCFL from the coding sequence ATGGAAAAGAGTGATTGGTCAGCAGAAGGCAGGCAAGATTCACGCAGAACAGGGCAGCTGACTATTCGCGTCCTTCTGCTCAGTCTCTTCCTGGTATTCATCCTCTCGCTGTTTTTCCACCAATTCAATCGTAAACTTGAGCAGTCCCTCTGGGAGGAGAAGCAATCCCAATTCCAGTATCTTGCGAACCAAAGTGCCCAGCTGGTAAGCCAGCAGATCAATGAAGACCAGAGAGTGCTGCAATCGTTGGTTGAACAAACTGCGTCCCTCACGGAAGAGAGTGCGGTAGCTATGCTCAATGAGTATGATATCCAGTGGGAGGACGTAGGTGATTATCCTTCCATTACCCGTTCTGGTGATCATTTGCAGTATGCGGCAAAGGCCAATCTGGCTGATGGAACATGTCTTACCCTGTTTCATTCCGTTTCCACCAATACATACGATACATTACTTGGTACGTTGTTTGCGGGTAAGCCATTCACTGGATACTGGATAAAGCCGGAGGGAACCCTGCTCTGGCAGACAGATGGGAATCTTGATGGGCTTGATGCCCTTTCTCTTGCGTCTGATGAAACAATGCAGTTGTTCACCAGTAAGCTTGATGGTGGATGGGGACAGTTTGTCTTGGTTGCAAAACGTGGACTCTCAGAATCTGTCTCGCTGGCAATACTACGCTCATCACTCTCGATGGCGGTGATGGTTATCGTTATCTTCTTTCTCTTTCTGGTGTATCTGCTCTCCATGGATCATCGATATGCCAAAACCTTATGGCATCTTGCCTATATGGATGAGCTTACCAAACTGCCGAACAAGAATCTCTTCGAAAAGGAAGCAAAGCTACGCTTGCAGCACCCGAGGGACTCTTATGCACTTATGATCCTGGATATTGGCAAGTTCAAGTTGATCAATGACCATTTTGGGTATGGTTTTGGGGATTCCTTGCTTCTTCACTGTGCAAAGGTGCTTCCCCGGTATGTTACTCGTGATGGACTGTGTGCACGGTTAAGCGGTGATAAGTTCATTATGCTTGTAAGCTACCGTGAACGGACAGCCTTGCAACGGAGGATTACCATCATCGAGGAAGAGTTGCGGCATTTCTCCTTTCCCAAAGCTTCGCTTTTCCAGTTGGAAATTCTCATCGGTATCTCACTGGTCGAAGAGCCAAATCTGGAGATAAGTTCGTATATCGACCGGGCTCTGTTTGCTCTCTCAGCATTGAAAGAAGCGAAACAGGGTTGGTATCTCTTCTATGAGGAAGCACTCAAGGACCAGCTATTGGAAGAGAGTGAATTGGAGCATGTTTTCAATAAGGCTCTCTCGGCAGGGGAATTTTTCATCCAGATACAGCCGAAATACTCCTTTTCTACTGGATCCCTTATCGGGGGGGAAGCCCTGGTCAGATGGAAGCATCCAACCAGAGGATTGTTGATGCCCTCACAATTCATTCCACTTCTGGAGAAACATAATCTCCTTATCGCGCTTGACATGTATGTCCTGAAGCTAGTGTGTAAGCTGTTTGTCCAATGGAAGGGTGAGGGTAAACCCCTTTTGCCTATCTCGGTCAACCAGTCAAGGGCACATCTCTTTGTCACGAACTACGAGGAGAGCTTGGTAGCCTTGGTTGACCACTATGGTATTGACCATAAACTTATGGAATTCGAATTGACTGAGACCTTGTTCCTTCATGACCTTACCCATCTATCATCTGTTCTGAAATCGCTGAGAAGCCAAGGATTCCTGGTCTCTCTTGATGATTTCGGTTCAGGGTACTCTTCCCTTACCATGCTTAAGGATGTACAGATTGATGTGATCAAGATGGATCAAGGATTTTTCACCGACCTTACAACCAACGAACAGGGAAGGGTGGTGATCCAACATGTTATAGCCATGGCGAAAGATCTTGGGATCACCTCCATTGCTGAAGGTGTGGAGAGTGAAGAGCAAGCCAGGATGCTCGCTTCCATGGGCTGCGACGGTGTGCAGGGGTACTTCTACAGCCAACCGCTGGAGACCAGTGAGTATGGGCAGTTGCTGAGCGACGACACTCCTCGCTGCTTCCTCTAG
- a CDS encoding AEC family transporter gives MIISSLFQMLPIILVVLGGFLLSSIESIKVEDLVRIVSDFFMPALVFISLTESSLSGAVIGDIAKASALVSLLLFPLALGWAKLAKQDMRSTIPPLVFMNSGFLGIPLMELWGGSEAMNLILIYDQIQGIFLFTLGLLIITGGFSKKGLLNMLHSPILWAVLLGFLVRILPITIPKAIVSTFTFAGSAASPLAAFTLGVSLKRIRFTFDRHIIGGLAIRFIGGYAVGYLAASLVGLTGLAKTVVIVATALPSAVFTSVLPLRYGLKNEFSSTMVLVSSLMGIFTIPITLALAT, from the coding sequence ATGATTATCTCCTCACTATTCCAGATGCTTCCCATTATCCTTGTTGTCTTGGGTGGTTTTTTGCTGAGCAGCATTGAGTCAATCAAGGTAGAAGACCTTGTACGCATTGTCTCTGACTTCTTCATGCCTGCCCTGGTATTCATCTCGCTGACTGAAAGCTCTCTCAGCGGAGCGGTTATTGGAGATATCGCAAAAGCATCTGCATTGGTCTCTCTTTTACTCTTCCCACTCGCACTTGGGTGGGCAAAACTTGCTAAACAGGATATGCGTAGCACAATCCCCCCACTGGTATTCATGAACTCCGGGTTTCTCGGTATTCCTCTGATGGAACTGTGGGGAGGAAGTGAGGCAATGAACTTGATCCTCATCTATGACCAGATACAGGGTATTTTTCTCTTCACATTGGGCCTATTGATCATCACCGGAGGGTTCAGCAAGAAAGGTCTGCTGAATATGCTCCACTCACCGATTCTCTGGGCGGTATTGCTTGGATTCCTCGTAAGAATACTTCCTATCACAATACCGAAGGCAATTGTCTCAACCTTCACCTTTGCGGGTAGCGCCGCCAGCCCTCTGGCAGCCTTTACACTCGGGGTCTCTCTGAAGAGAATCCGATTCACCTTCGACCGACATATCATCGGGGGCTTGGCCATCCGATTTATCGGAGGGTATGCTGTTGGCTATCTTGCAGCATCCCTTGTTGGCCTTACCGGACTAGCAAAGACGGTAGTGATTGTAGCAACGGCACTCCCTTCAGCAGTTTTCACAAGTGTATTGCCACTGCGCTACGGGTTGAAGAATGAGTTCTCCAGCACCATGGTTCTGGTCAGCTCACTGATGGGGATTTTTACCATCCCCATCACCTTGGCCCTTGCTACCTGA
- a CDS encoding 4Fe-4S binding protein, translated as MRQSRGKVQRIRKIVQLVFFLWVVTVIALSEAVANGFTLPFSMETVSLHAICPFGGVVTLWNLIKDGILIRKIHESAVVLASLSVLLAVFFGPVICSWVCPFGTFQEWIGKLGRRLFPKRYNTFVPKRIDRYLRFLRYGILVWILVMTALSATLVFKPYDPYFALFSLIHREFALAGLVILFIIILLSLFVERPFCKYACPYGAFLGLFNKIRIFKIRRNKDLCINCSACNRACPMNIDVEGSEVVSSGQCISCMACTSEDACPVSDTVITSINKKHKGISIRRIGIITVLVIIGGIMLSMVLGLWRTSSSKQPTLLKEGEFAGAPNPEDIRGSYTFEDVAKAFPVPLSILLEAFGVEEGTMRLGSLEEIWAGAIPEGAEVGTDSIRLFVSVYTGFPFTAEEGTLLPTSAVRVLEREGKEADPRFALIKEKAIELTVDPNVVIIAPALEITGKTTVQEVLDAGYSLSLIESILGTVENKRESIKVIAESQGLSFSEVKLKILE; from the coding sequence ATGAGACAGTCACGGGGAAAAGTGCAACGAATACGGAAAATTGTACAACTGGTGTTCTTTCTTTGGGTGGTTACGGTAATTGCCTTGAGTGAAGCGGTAGCAAATGGATTTACGCTACCATTCTCCATGGAAACAGTTTCCCTGCATGCTATATGCCCCTTTGGCGGGGTGGTAACGCTGTGGAACCTCATAAAAGATGGTATCCTGATTCGAAAGATTCATGAGTCAGCGGTAGTTCTAGCATCACTCTCGGTGCTCTTGGCAGTTTTCTTTGGACCGGTCATCTGTTCCTGGGTCTGTCCGTTCGGGACATTTCAGGAGTGGATTGGGAAGCTTGGGAGACGGCTCTTCCCCAAGCGGTACAACACCTTCGTTCCCAAGCGTATCGACCGTTACCTACGATTCCTGCGGTATGGTATCCTTGTATGGATCTTGGTCATGACCGCCCTCTCTGCGACCTTGGTTTTCAAGCCCTATGACCCCTACTTTGCGCTCTTCTCTCTCATTCATCGTGAGTTTGCACTTGCTGGACTTGTTATATTATTCATCATCATTTTGCTTTCACTCTTCGTGGAGCGTCCTTTCTGCAAGTATGCCTGTCCCTATGGTGCCTTCCTTGGGCTCTTCAACAAGATCAGGATCTTCAAGATACGAAGAAACAAGGATCTTTGCATCAACTGTTCAGCTTGCAATAGAGCTTGCCCCATGAACATAGATGTAGAGGGGAGCGAAGTGGTCTCCTCAGGTCAGTGTATCTCCTGCATGGCTTGCACCAGTGAAGATGCATGTCCTGTCTCTGATACCGTGATCACCTCCATCAACAAGAAACACAAGGGAATTTCCATTCGGCGTATCGGTATCATTACGGTTCTGGTAATTATAGGGGGCATCATGCTCTCCATGGTGCTTGGACTCTGGAGAACCTCCAGCAGCAAGCAACCGACATTGTTGAAGGAAGGGGAGTTTGCAGGAGCTCCAAACCCAGAAGATATTCGAGGAAGCTATACCTTTGAAGATGTGGCAAAGGCGTTTCCTGTTCCTCTTTCCATACTCCTGGAAGCATTTGGTGTAGAAGAGGGAACGATGCGTCTTGGCTCCCTTGAGGAGATCTGGGCAGGTGCCATCCCTGAGGGAGCAGAGGTTGGAACTGATTCCATCAGGCTCTTTGTATCGGTATATACCGGATTCCCGTTTACCGCAGAAGAGGGAACCTTGCTACCCACCAGTGCAGTGCGCGTGTTGGAGCGTGAAGGGAAGGAAGCTGACCCTCGCTTTGCACTGATCAAGGAAAAGGCCATTGAACTTACAGTCGACCCAAACGTGGTAATTATCGCTCCTGCCCTTGAGATAACCGGTAAGACCACGGTACAGGAAGTGCTGGATGCTGGCTACAGTCTTTCCCTGATTGAGTCAATCCTCGGAACGGTGGAGAACAAGCGTGAGAGCATCAAGGTGATTGCTGAATCACAGGGGCTGAGTTTTAGTGAGGTGAAGCTCAAGATCCTTGAGTAA
- a CDS encoding serpin family protein, with amino-acid sequence MPPSKSYSEIASTFSDGLFFAGYKTEGNRMISPLSALLALSMTMNGAVGETESEMLTVLTDSLYTPASLNTESETYLNSLKHESVLDISNSIWMNEAFQISPVFLDSIRTNYQGVAQSLDFQDPSSAGIINAYVKKATRGAIADIIDRTSPDMLMYLINTIAFKDDWKEQFSGSDTRDGTFFGEHEKKTVPFMNQEKQFAYLGGDDHQFIVLPYANERYSFVALLPNKSIPIRSYLAKYQDRPFSQMLFDWAEMSKETLVRLSLPKFESRYQESLVSSLSTMGMKKAFTPGVADFSAMLSSDQAPLHIDEVLHKSFIRVDEEGTEAAAVTAVMIRLTSFMPRESVEMTLNRPFFYAILDMQEEIPLFMGILDTP; translated from the coding sequence ATGCCCCCTTCCAAGTCATACAGTGAAATCGCAAGCACCTTTTCAGATGGTCTCTTCTTTGCCGGCTATAAGACGGAAGGCAACCGCATGATCAGCCCGCTTTCAGCCTTGCTTGCCCTCTCCATGACCATGAATGGTGCTGTAGGGGAAACCGAAAGCGAAATGCTTACCGTCCTCACCGATTCTCTCTATACCCCCGCTTCACTGAACACGGAGAGTGAAACGTACCTGAATTCCCTCAAACATGAGAGCGTGTTGGATATTTCCAACAGCATCTGGATGAATGAAGCGTTCCAGATCTCACCGGTGTTCCTCGATTCGATCAGGACAAACTACCAAGGAGTTGCTCAGTCCCTTGACTTCCAGGACCCCTCCAGTGCAGGAATTATCAACGCATATGTAAAGAAAGCCACCCGAGGGGCAATTGCGGACATTATCGATCGAACCTCGCCTGATATGCTTATGTATCTTATCAATACCATTGCATTCAAGGATGACTGGAAAGAACAGTTTTCAGGCAGTGATACCAGGGATGGCACGTTCTTTGGTGAACACGAAAAGAAAACTGTCCCTTTCATGAACCAGGAAAAGCAGTTTGCTTACCTTGGAGGGGATGACCATCAGTTCATCGTCCTTCCCTATGCCAATGAGCGGTACTCCTTTGTAGCGCTCTTGCCGAACAAATCGATTCCCATCAGGTCCTACCTTGCCAAGTACCAGGATAGGCCATTCAGCCAGATGCTCTTTGATTGGGCAGAGATGAGCAAAGAGACCTTGGTAAGGCTGAGTCTTCCAAAATTTGAGAGCCGATACCAGGAAAGTCTGGTCTCCTCACTAAGTACCATGGGAATGAAAAAAGCCTTCACCCCGGGTGTTGCCGATTTCTCTGCTATGCTTAGCTCCGATCAGGCTCCTCTTCATATTGATGAGGTGCTGCATAAGAGCTTTATCCGCGTAGATGAAGAAGGAACCGAGGCTGCAGCGGTCACCGCTGTCATGATACGGCTCACAAGCTTCATGCCCAGGGAATCGGTCGAGATGACGCTCAACCGCCCATTCTTCTATGCCATTTTGGATATGCAGGAAGAGATACCTCTGTTCATGGGAATCCTGGACACCCCATGA
- a CDS encoding MFS transporter — MLTRRTKLGFGVGDLGGNLFFTIIGFYLLYYFTDILSLAPALAGTALMIGKIWDAITDPITGYLSDRTRTRYGRRRPYMVVGAIISFFCMGLIFTPVELSSQMKLFIYVTFLYCLLNTAYTLVNIPYAALLPELTDDYHERTILTGYRMSFAVMGTFVGAALVMPIVNLFPEVPLGWSIMGTFMGAVMLISTMATVFAIHEPKAIKDQEQTGFISTFTGVLKDRVFLSALLPWTFFITGTSMVQGALVYYFTYIFGNEGLFQLALIALLSFSLLCIPLWVRIAHKIGKKQCYMIGMGIMSACVLAFSLLGQYLGPIYGVIIMGAAGVGLSTHYVMPHAILPDVVEYDSIKHHSGRREGVFSSLWTFSSKIGQAFALALNGWVLALFGYHSGQVSELAMKGIILVSGPLPLLWYLLGLFILRKYPIDQAYYEQMLEKKEVR, encoded by the coding sequence ATGCTGACTAGACGTACAAAATTAGGGTTCGGTGTAGGTGACCTTGGGGGAAACCTATTTTTTACCATTATCGGCTTCTATTTGCTCTACTACTTTACCGATATCCTCTCCCTCGCTCCTGCCCTTGCAGGAACAGCCTTGATGATCGGGAAAATATGGGATGCCATCACAGATCCCATCACTGGGTACCTCTCTGATAGAACCCGTACCCGCTATGGGAGAAGACGCCCGTACATGGTAGTTGGGGCGATTATCTCATTCTTCTGCATGGGCCTGATTTTCACACCTGTGGAACTCTCCAGCCAGATGAAGCTTTTCATCTATGTTACATTTCTTTACTGCCTGCTCAATACAGCATACACCCTGGTAAACATCCCCTATGCAGCCCTACTCCCCGAGCTCACTGATGACTACCATGAGCGCACCATATTGACCGGGTACAGGATGAGCTTCGCTGTCATGGGGACATTTGTGGGTGCTGCGCTGGTAATGCCCATCGTTAACCTCTTTCCAGAGGTTCCCCTTGGCTGGTCCATTATGGGAACCTTTATGGGCGCTGTTATGCTTATCTCCACGATGGCAACGGTTTTTGCAATCCACGAACCGAAAGCCATCAAGGATCAGGAACAGACAGGCTTCATCTCCACCTTCACCGGTGTTCTGAAGGACCGTGTATTTCTCTCGGCCTTGCTTCCGTGGACCTTTTTCATTACCGGCACCAGCATGGTCCAAGGAGCTCTTGTCTACTACTTCACCTACATCTTCGGCAATGAGGGGCTATTCCAGCTTGCCTTGATCGCCCTGCTCTCCTTCAGCTTGCTCTGCATTCCCCTCTGGGTACGGATAGCCCATAAAATTGGCAAGAAGCAGTGCTATATGATCGGTATGGGAATCATGAGTGCTTGTGTATTGGCCTTCAGCTTGCTTGGACAGTATCTGGGACCCATCTACGGTGTGATTATCATGGGAGCAGCCGGGGTCGGCCTCTCTACACACTATGTGATGCCCCATGCCATTCTCCCTGATGTGGTTGAGTACGACTCGATCAAACACCACAGCGGAAGAAGGGAGGGGGTGTTCTCCAGTCTCTGGACTTTCTCCAGCAAAATCGGTCAGGCATTCGCCTTGGCACTCAATGGTTGGGTATTGGCACTCTTTGGGTATCATAGTGGCCAGGTCTCAGAACTGGCAATGAAGGGAATTATTCTTGTCTCCGGTCCACTTCCTCTGCTTTGGTATCTTCTTGGTTTGTTCATTCTTAGGAAGTATCCCATCGACCAAGCATATTATGAGCAGATGCTGGAGAAGAAGGAGGTCCGGTGA
- a CDS encoding 1-acyl-sn-glycerol-3-phosphate acyltransferase translates to MSVRKPTPFPEPRFSKPVFHLSRMIIRPYLHLAMGVKGITTIHREYLKEALSSPYPVILAFRHTAKEDAPVLLAAVKESHVRFLYGRDVLYWAGKATQFLFPRLGFIAVQNRSANKEGMQYLRKELARPRYPLALAPEGQVTYHMYQVSKLQTGIASMAMWAMESAGGVTILPLSIGYRYANASEDWVSSLLERWKQLSGLTVEGDTLAGQITNAMESMLSEIARAYSLEDNPHHSFTQRRDTICEGLLSLAEAEAGLQDAQGSIIDRLYRVRFTGSDTLFIRDSSFEEKENVKQYLVKNQIVDLLEYLDPAYLQGTYQTGRAAESALNLLDLVNRMQGGTIDTRYSPSGKQAYLQMGKPLHYKAESLSTLGRKSQQKQILLTVCDSLQACSEELEQTLS, encoded by the coding sequence GTGAGCGTACGAAAACCCACCCCTTTCCCGGAACCTCGATTCAGTAAGCCGGTATTCCATCTCAGCAGAATGATTATCCGTCCCTACCTCCATCTCGCGATGGGGGTAAAGGGGATAACCACTATACACAGGGAATACTTGAAGGAAGCACTCTCATCCCCCTACCCTGTAATCCTTGCATTCCGTCATACAGCAAAAGAGGATGCCCCGGTCCTGCTTGCAGCCGTCAAGGAGAGCCATGTGCGGTTTCTCTATGGGCGTGATGTCCTCTATTGGGCTGGTAAGGCGACACAGTTTCTTTTTCCCCGTCTTGGTTTCATCGCCGTGCAGAACCGAAGTGCGAACAAGGAGGGAATGCAATATCTGAGGAAGGAATTGGCCAGACCCAGGTATCCCCTTGCCTTGGCACCAGAAGGTCAGGTGACCTATCACATGTATCAGGTATCAAAATTACAGACAGGGATTGCGAGTATGGCAATGTGGGCGATGGAAAGCGCAGGAGGGGTTACCATCCTCCCCCTTTCGATCGGATATCGATATGCAAATGCCAGTGAGGATTGGGTATCATCATTGCTGGAAAGGTGGAAACAACTAAGTGGTCTGACTGTTGAGGGAGATACACTTGCAGGGCAAATCACCAATGCCATGGAGAGCATGCTCAGCGAGATAGCAAGAGCCTATTCATTGGAAGACAATCCCCATCACTCCTTCACGCAACGCAGGGACACAATCTGTGAAGGATTGCTCTCTCTTGCCGAAGCAGAAGCTGGCCTGCAAGATGCCCAAGGCTCGATCATTGATAGGCTCTATCGGGTTCGCTTCACAGGCAGTGATACGCTTTTCATCCGGGATAGTTCATTCGAGGAAAAGGAAAATGTAAAACAGTACCTCGTGAAGAACCAGATTGTTGATCTCCTTGAGTATCTCGATCCAGCATATCTCCAAGGTACGTACCAAACAGGAAGAGCGGCAGAGAGTGCCTTGAACCTCCTTGACTTGGTGAATAGAATGCAGGGAGGCACAATCGATACGCGGTACTCACCGAGTGGGAAGCAAGCATACCTACAAATGGGGAAGCCTTTGCACTATAAAGCTGAATCGCTCTCCACGCTTGGAAGAAAGTCACAACAGAAGCAAATACTCCTCACCGTCTGTGATTCACTACAGGCATGCAGTGAGGAGCTGGAACAGACACTTAGTTAA
- a CDS encoding lysophospholipid acyltransferase family protein — protein MKMSERMINALLRAFFRVCFKIDRSELKKVPMEGPLLMMVNHTSNLEGPMLYGYLQPRKLHAIAKQELWNSKFMAYLMETWGSIPVDRENMGRATMDACFKILDQNHILAIAPEGTRSKDGTLQRGKGGVAFIAHKKNAPMIPVAVMGFEKTKANMKRLRRTVITIKVGKPFEIIQKGGRLDAETRDKLGDEIMLHLAALMPEERRGYYLGKPIEFTLTQTIN, from the coding sequence ATGAAAATGAGTGAGAGAATGATCAATGCCTTACTGCGTGCCTTTTTTCGTGTTTGCTTTAAAATTGATCGCAGTGAGTTGAAAAAGGTCCCCATGGAGGGACCGCTTCTGATGATGGTGAACCACACCTCAAACCTTGAAGGACCCATGCTCTATGGGTACTTGCAGCCGAGGAAGCTCCATGCCATAGCTAAGCAAGAGCTTTGGAATAGCAAATTCATGGCATATCTGATGGAAACCTGGGGAAGTATCCCAGTGGATCGTGAGAACATGGGACGTGCTACCATGGATGCCTGTTTCAAGATACTCGACCAGAATCATATCCTGGCCATAGCTCCTGAGGGCACCCGAAGCAAGGATGGGACACTCCAGAGAGGAAAGGGTGGCGTTGCATTTATCGCCCACAAGAAAAATGCTCCCATGATTCCTGTAGCGGTAATGGGCTTCGAGAAGACCAAAGCCAATATGAAGCGCCTTAGAAGAACGGTAATCACGATCAAAGTAGGAAAGCCCTTTGAGATAATCCAGAAGGGTGGTCGCTTGGACGCAGAAACCAGAGATAAGCTTGGCGATGAGATCATGCTCCACCTTGCTGCCCTGATGCCTGAGGAGAGACGTGGATACTACCTGGGTAAGCCGATTGAATTCACCCTCACCCAGACCATTAACTAA
- a CDS encoding MFS transporter, whose product MMKLIRYRRNIPLSYGFTALMNISFTHGLWMMYLASKGFSLVQLGLLEAIFHVTSFLMEVPTGSVADIWGRKVSRLSGRLFGALSLAIMFLAPTFPLQVLGFICSALGYNLESGAGDALLYDSLLLDGRESSYLRVKGLDELLYQACSVVAFLVGGLLATLDYGYAFSLTILTNLLAFLLALFFKEPEIEKEPRSGLFSGILNSLKTQIFSSVKVFRETPRIAFLIVFSESLFAFMISLFFYLQNFWTDQGYLPDAIGYAYAAHAMLAAFFSLNAHHIERKINEKGILVACPIFLALCLWGIALTPYTMAFYVILGCMEGLLAPTISSYLNKLIPSKFRATILSFQSMAYSLFMIMIFPLVGLIGNTHSLLLSFTLMAIAATLLVFAYIWVLIRKR is encoded by the coding sequence ATGATGAAATTGATAAGGTACAGAAGGAATATTCCACTTTCCTACGGGTTCACTGCGTTGATGAACATCTCCTTTACCCATGGGCTTTGGATGATGTATCTTGCGTCAAAAGGCTTCTCCTTGGTGCAGCTTGGTCTCTTGGAGGCAATCTTCCATGTTACCAGTTTCCTGATGGAAGTTCCCACAGGTTCGGTTGCCGACATCTGGGGAAGAAAAGTAAGCCGCCTCTCAGGCAGGTTGTTCGGTGCCCTAAGCCTTGCCATCATGTTTCTTGCCCCTACCTTCCCTCTTCAGGTACTGGGTTTCATCTGCAGTGCACTCGGATATAATCTCGAGTCCGGGGCAGGGGATGCCTTGCTCTATGATTCACTATTGCTCGATGGGAGGGAGTCCTCCTATCTAAGAGTAAAAGGACTGGATGAACTGCTCTATCAGGCATGCTCGGTGGTTGCATTCCTGGTGGGTGGATTGCTAGCCACTCTCGATTACGGCTATGCATTCTCTCTCACTATCCTGACCAATCTCCTTGCCTTCCTACTGGCACTGTTCTTCAAGGAACCCGAGATAGAGAAGGAACCAAGAAGTGGACTATTCTCTGGAATCCTAAACTCCCTGAAGACCCAGATTTTCTCAAGCGTAAAGGTCTTTCGGGAAACACCCCGTATTGCCTTCCTGATTGTCTTCAGTGAGTCCCTGTTCGCTTTCATGATCAGCCTCTTCTTCTATTTGCAGAACTTCTGGACTGATCAAGGGTACCTCCCTGATGCCATAGGATATGCTTATGCAGCCCACGCAATGTTGGCCGCATTCTTCTCTCTCAATGCACATCACATTGAGAGAAAAATCAACGAGAAAGGAATCCTTGTTGCCTGTCCCATTTTTCTTGCACTCTGTCTGTGGGGGATTGCCCTCACCCCATACACCATGGCTTTCTATGTCATTCTTGGTTGTATGGAAGGATTGCTGGCTCCTACGATCAGCAGCTATCTGAATAAGCTCATACCCTCCAAGTTCAGGGCTACCATTCTGAGCTTTCAGAGCATGGCATACAGCCTGTTCATGATCATGATCTTCCCCTTGGTTGGTCTGATCGGAAACACCCACTCCCTCTTGCTCTCATTCACCTTGATGGCAATAGCGGCAACACTCTTGGTTTTTGCCTATATCTGGGTCCTGATACGCAAGCGATAA